The following proteins are co-located in the Branchiostoma lanceolatum isolate klBraLanc5 chromosome 16, klBraLanc5.hap2, whole genome shotgun sequence genome:
- the LOC136421555 gene encoding golgin subfamily A member 6-like protein 22 isoform X20, giving the protein MVQPSKTKTMAKTGEGDTDQQSATEPSSNSVNGDNKKDPIVPGLTKVQLPRSAAKVVLQPKKESETSASYVPKFANVNVKERFEQMRVRKEEKEAKKFEEVRKERESRDQREKHSALRKQFLKELMDSDEEEEVKKEKPKETPKSYVPRMRGSVRGKFEEMQKQKEEEERRRAEEERKRRIEMDRQIQQQEQESLISKQMEEEMFDKMETPSGPPSAAPPVTPSDLPSGERRSIKGKFEEIQKQKEEEARMRAEEERLRRIEMDKLQLEREAARKGEEQEVSESDGDTSSNASFQPTVTDIPRVTRGGVKGKFEAMRKAKEEERLRQMEEERQQRIQAETESLRLSIEAAFSQNEEEDVEEEPEVNGLDMSPRLTKKIGSVKGRYEEMQKVRDEEHRRQLETERLSRLQLEKQAIGNQSETADVEQANEEEAEDKPEVKEDIPPPKRGSLRGKFEVMQRQKEEEARKKAEEERLRRLEEEKKILAEEAAKREAEYEEAPEESLTETRETKRERRAPGKLKADYVTLRQRKEVEDRRKAEELRKSRLEFDRAELEREAERLREEMEQLAEQRAEQKEEAAPKESIEEVTSPKVSLGKLKNKFAELQKKKESGASEDDGTPREKVKPGKLKNKFAELQKKSSEDQENDACAEKAPKPGKLTISFEELARQKEEEARRDAEEERKRKLEEDKQLLEEERARLEAEEAAAAAAASEGGDQEGEEPVESAPGESGPRISVKERFALMQKKKEEEEEQRKLKTTDVKEAGKNKRASALFEKFQNIDKVAEEERFRKVEEERARRLEMDREMLARELERTEKMVGMEEEAQEEEKEEDVEPKAAETEEDKVARKQRTRALFSRFENLESYEEQERRRRIEEEKRKRLMLEQREIDEARRKEVGGADGALPEEAKREEEDREREYMERFARGEASDVEESDEDETLSATSETLAPKFVKNFENMTIFDGDPVRFEAKVIGRPKPDVTWYLNGKRLPNNQDYRYKFEGDHGVVLELPETFPEDEGEYMCKAVNTSGMALCSALLIIEGKGHRAESSYIKQIVEPTKPAQTKAAAKKTTVVKQPANVQVKQTTVQTKSVTVQPNTQPKQQKPVHGQLKQAEMPPSKEAVIKQHVVSKSEKITSTTASGQFIKKSSSTTSEKVVTKTTTSEVTSSKTEKSAAASAWELKYGGKPLTAQQLAKQKLAQKMAGNGQPPSPTVKVPVQKLYVGGKPAPAQTVPPKAAQPQGEPQPGAARKQWPPPTKGGSDEDTTKTSEPVSPKIKEDKTCNHNGDKTDDNQTAHSNEKENKPPVKTTENGK; this is encoded by the exons GTGCAGCCTAGTAAAACAAAAACCATGGCCAAGACAGGGGAGGGGGACACCGACCAGCAGTCGGCCACGGAACCTTCGTCCAACTCCGTGAATGGCGACAACAAGAAA GACCCGATCGTACCTGGTCTTACCAAGGTTCAGTTGCCCCGTTCTGCTGCTAAGGTTGTTCTGCAGCCAAAGAAG GAGTCAGAAACCTCCGCCTCATACGTTCCTAAGTTTGCCAATGTGAACGTTAAGGAACGTTTCGAGCAGATGAGGGTGaggaaggaggagaaggaggccAAAAAATTCGAAGAAGTTCGCAAGGAGAGAGAATCAAGAGACCAGCGGGAAAAACATTCAGCACTTAGAAAACAATTCCTTAAG GAGCTGATGGACTCCGACGAGGAGGAAGaagtgaaaaaagaaaaaccgAAGGAAACTCCGAAGAGCTACGTGCCAAGGATGCGAGGCAGCGTGCGGGGAAAATTCGAAGAGATGCAGAAACAAAAG GAGGAAGAAGAACGCAGGAGGGCGGAAGAGGAGAGAAAGAGGCGGATTGAGATGGACCGGCAGATCCAGCAACAGGAACAGGAAAGCTTGATCTCAAAACAGATGGAGGAG GAAATGTTTGACAAGATGGAGACGCCATCGGGCCCTCCGTCCGCCGCCCCGCCCGTCACGCCGTCCGACCTGCCGTCAGGGGAGAGGCGCAGCATCAAGGGCAAGTTCGAGGAGATCCAGAAACAGAAGGAGGAGGAAGCGCGCATGCGCGCCGAGGAGGAGCGACTGCGCAGGATCGAGATGGACAAGCTGCAGCTGGAGAGGGAGGCTGCGCGCAAGGGGGAAGAGCAGGAGGTATCG GAATCGGATGGTGACACCAGTAGCAACGCTAGCTTCCAGCCAACGGTTACCGACATTCCAAGAGTCACACGCGGTGGTGTGAAAGGAAAATTCGAAGCTATGAGAAAAGCCAAAGAAGAGGAAAGGTTGCGTCAGATGGAGGAAGAGAGACAGCAGCGCATTCAGGCCGAAACAGAATCCCTTCGCCTATCCATTGAGGCTGCCTTTTCGCAAAACGAG GAAGAAGATGTTGAGGAAGAGCCCGAGGTCAACGGCCTTGATATGTCCCCAAGACTCACGAAAAAGATCGGCAGTGTTAAGGGCCGTTACGAGGAGATGCAAAAGGTGCGGGACGAGGAGCATCGTCGGCAGTTGGAAACGGAAAGACTCAGCAGGCTCCAGCTCGAGAAACAGGCAATagggaaccaatcagaaacAGCCGACGTTGAACAG GCCAATGAGGAAGAGGCTGAGGATAAACCGGAAGTCAAAGAGGACATACCACCACCAAAACGGGGGAGTCTTCGCGGGAAATTCGAAGTGATGCAGCGTCAGAAGGAGGAAGAGGCTCGCAAAAAAGCAGAGGAGGAGCGTCTGCGCAGACTCGAAGAGGAGAAGAAGATCTTAGCAGAAGAAGCCGCCAAGAGAGAGGCTGAGTATGAG GAAGCGCCCGAGGAAAGTCTCACCGAAACTCGCGAGACCAAGCGAGAGAGAAGAGCGCCCGGTAAACTTAAGGCAGACTACGTCACGCTACGGCAGAGAAAAGAGGTGGAGGACAGAAGAAAAGCAGAGGAGCTCCGAAAAAGTAGATTAGAATTCGACCGCGCGGAGCTCGAGAGAGAGGCCGAAAGATTACGAGAG GAAATGGAGCAGCTAGCCGAGCAGCGTGCTGAACAAAAGGAGGAAGCGGCACCTAAGGAATCCATAGAGGAAGTAACCTCGCCCAAGGTGTCTCTGGGAAAGCTCAAGAACAAATTTGCCGAACTTCAAAAGAAGAAAGAATCCGGAGCCTCTGAAGACGACGGCACACCAAGGGAGAAAGTCAAACCAGGGAAACTTAAGAATAAGTTTGCAGAACTTCAGAAAAAGAGTTCAGAGGACCAAGAAAACGACGCATGCGCAGAGAAGGCGCCGAAGCCAGGGAAGCTGACGATCAGTTTTGAGGAGCTGGCCAGACAGAAGGAGGAAGAAGCCAGACGTGATGcggaggaagaaagaaagagaaagctCGAGGAGGATAAACAACTTCTGGAGGAGGAAAGGGCCAGACTTGAGGCAGAG GAGGCTGCTGCCGCTGCTGCTGCATCGGAGGGAGGAGACCAGGAGGGAGAAGAGCCAGTCGAATCTGCGCCGGGGGAATCCGGGCCTCGCATCAGCGTAAAAGAAAG atTCGCCCTGatgcagaagaagaaggaggaagaggaggaacaACGTAAACTCAAGACTACAGATGTGAAGGAGGCAGGCAAGAACAAACGGGCCAGTGCGCTCTTCGAGAAATTCCAAAATATCGACAAG GTTGCAGAGGAGGAGCGTTTCCGCAAGGTGGAGGAGGAGCGAGCTCGCCGTCTGGAGATGGACAGGGAGATGCTCGCCAGGGAACTCGAGAGAACTGAGAAAATGGTCGGG ATGGAAGAAGAAgctcaggaggaggagaaggaggaggatgTGGAGCCGAAAGCAGCGGAGACGGAGGAGGACAAGGTGGCCAGGAAACAGAGAACACGCGCGCTGTTCTCACGGTTTGAGAACCTCGAG AGCTATGAGGAGCAGGAGCGGCGCAGGCGCATTGAGGAGGAGAAGCGGAAGCGGCTGATGCTGGAGCAGCGGGAGATCGACGAGGCGCGCAGGaaggaggtgggtggggctgaCGGCGCACTTCCG GAGGAGGCTAAGCGGGAGGAGGAGGACCGAGAGCGGGAGTACATGGAGCGGTTCGCCCGCGGGGAGGCGTCCGACGTGGAGGAGTCGGATGAGGACGAGACTCTGTCCGCCACGAGCGAGACCCTGGCGCCCAAGTTCGTCAAGAACTTCGAGAACATGACGATCTTCGATGGGGATCCCGTCAG GTTTGAGGCAAAGGTGATCGGCCGTCCCAAACCGGATGTGACGTGGTACCTGAACGGGAAGCGGCTGCCGAACAACCAGGACTACCGGTACAAGTTCGAGGGAGATCACGGCGTGGTGCTGGAGCTGCCGGAGACGTTCCCGGAGGACGAGGGGGAGTACATGTGTAAGGCCGTCAACACGTCCGGCATGGCGCTCTGCAGCGCTCTGCTCATCATAGAAG GCAAGGGGCACAGAGCAGAGTCTTCCTACATCAAGCAAATTGTCGAACCTACCAAGCCGGCTCAAACTAAAGCAGCCGCTAAGAAAACCACCGTTGTTAAACAACCGGCAAATGTCCAAGTCAAGCAGACCACTGTCCAAACGAAGTCAGTCACTGTCCAACCAAATACCCAACCAAAGCAACAAAAGCCAGTCCATGGCCAACTAAAACAAGCCGAGATGCCTCCAAGTAAAGAGGCCGTGATAAAACAACACGTTGTTTCTAAGTCCGAAAAGATAACGTCCACTACAGCCAGTGGACAGTTTATAAAGAAATCGTCCTCGACCACGAGTGAGAAAGTCGTGACCAAGACTACAACTTCGGAAGTGACTTCGTCAAAGACAGAGAAGTCGGCTGCTGCCAGCGCATGGGAGTTAAAATATGGTGGTAAGCCTCTGACGGCCCAACAGCTAGCCAAGCAGAAGTTAGCTCAAAAGATGGCTGGGAATGGACAACCGCCCTCGCCAACAGTTAAGGTTCCTGTACAGAAGCTCTATGTAGGTGGCAAGCCCGCTCCTGCCCAAACCGTCCCGCCCAAGGCAGCACAGCCGCAGGGGGAGCCACAGCCCGGGGCCGCGCGTAAACAATGGCCACCTCCGACCAAGG GTGGGTCCGACGAAGACACCACCAAGACGTCTGAACCTGTTTCCCCCAAAATCAAAGAAGACAAGACTTGCAACCATAACGGAGACAAAACTGACGACAATCAGACCGCCCATAGCAacgagaaagaaaacaaaccgCCGGTAAAAACAACAGAGAATgggaaataa
- the LOC136421555 gene encoding trichohyalin-like isoform X10, producing the protein MVQPSKTKTMAKTGEGDTDQQSATEPSSNSVNGDNKKDPIVPGLTKVQLPRSAAKVVLQPKKESETSASYVPKFANVNVKERFEQMRVRKEEKEAKKFEEVRKERESRDQREKHSALRKQFLKELMDSDEEEEVKKEKPKETPKSYVPRMRGSVRGKFEEMQKQKEEEERRRAEEERKRRIEMDRQIQQQEQESLISKQMEEEMFDKMETPSGPPSAAPPVTPSDLPSGERRSIKGKFEEIQKQKEEEARMRAEEERLRRIEMDKLQLEREAARKGEEQEVSESDGDTSSNASFQPTVTDIPRVTRGGVKGKFEAMRKAKEEERLRQMEEERQQRIQAETESLRLSIEAAFSQNEEEDVEEEPEVNGLDMSPRLTKKIGSVKGRYEEMQKVRDEEHRRQLETERLSRLQLEKQAIGNQSETADVEQVNGINGHSPHHQEEQEKTYTSNETIKLRNRPKGDVKGRFEDLRKRREDEARRKTQEIRISRIEFDKMMQQREKEKSPQVEDEEEDGDSASVTSSLTSSFISDADGESGAPQPGTCGSMKSRFEALREAKEKPRTTEPRLRRLKKLDTFIRDTGKDNEGENEVNETNETTKPRKLDVKNRFEEMRKKREEAERRKTQEIRLSRLELDKIAQDREKERKEKDEVPCDDDNDDSPSEGTPLDISEPVPSVKDRLHQIKNSTEETQRKAQELQLSRLEFDKMMLEREKERNRKKEEEEDELAGSLEDLSEPDKPMGSVKGRFEELRKVREEESRRRAEEERLRRLEADRLAQERELENQAQQESASQANEEEAEDKPEVKEDIPPPKRGSLRGKFEVMQRQKEEEARKKAEEERLRRLEEEKKILAEEAAKREAEYEEAPEESLTETRETKRERRAPGKLKADYVTLRQRKEVEDRRKAEELRKSRLEFDRAELEREAERLREEMEQLAEQRAEQKEEAAPKESIEEVTSPKVSLGKLKNKFAELQKKKESGASEDDGTPREKVKPGKLKNKFAELQKKSSEDQENDACAEKAPKPGKLTISFEELARQKEEEARRDAEEERKRKLEEDKQLLEEERARLEAEEAAAAAAASEGGDQEGEEPVESAPGESGPRISVKERFALMQKKKEEEEEQRKLKTTDVKEAGKNKRASALFEKFQNIDKVAEEERFRKVEEERARRLEMDREMLARELERTEKMVGMEEEAQEEEKEEDVEPKAAETEEDKVARKQRTRALFSRFENLESYEEQERRRRIEEEKRKRLMLEQREIDEARRKEVGGADGALPEEAKREEEDREREYMERFARGEASDVEESDEDETLSATSETLAPKFVKNFENMTIFDGDPVRFEAKVIGRPKPDVTWYLNGKRLPNNQDYRYKFEGDHGVVLELPETFPEDEGEYMCKAVNTSGMALCSALLIIEGKGHRAESSYIKQIVEPTKPAQTKAAAKKTTVVKQPANVQVKQTTVQTKSVTVQPNTQPKQQKPVHGQLKQAEMPPSKEAVIKQHVVSKSEKITSTTASGQFIKKSSSTTSEKVVTKTTTSEVTSSKTEKSAAASAWELKYGGKPLTAQQLAKQKLAQKMAGNGQPPSPTVKVPVQKLYVGGKPAPAQTVPPKAAQPQGEPQPGAARKQWPPPTKAR; encoded by the exons GTGCAGCCTAGTAAAACAAAAACCATGGCCAAGACAGGGGAGGGGGACACCGACCAGCAGTCGGCCACGGAACCTTCGTCCAACTCCGTGAATGGCGACAACAAGAAA GACCCGATCGTACCTGGTCTTACCAAGGTTCAGTTGCCCCGTTCTGCTGCTAAGGTTGTTCTGCAGCCAAAGAAG GAGTCAGAAACCTCCGCCTCATACGTTCCTAAGTTTGCCAATGTGAACGTTAAGGAACGTTTCGAGCAGATGAGGGTGaggaaggaggagaaggaggccAAAAAATTCGAAGAAGTTCGCAAGGAGAGAGAATCAAGAGACCAGCGGGAAAAACATTCAGCACTTAGAAAACAATTCCTTAAG GAGCTGATGGACTCCGACGAGGAGGAAGaagtgaaaaaagaaaaaccgAAGGAAACTCCGAAGAGCTACGTGCCAAGGATGCGAGGCAGCGTGCGGGGAAAATTCGAAGAGATGCAGAAACAAAAG GAGGAAGAAGAACGCAGGAGGGCGGAAGAGGAGAGAAAGAGGCGGATTGAGATGGACCGGCAGATCCAGCAACAGGAACAGGAAAGCTTGATCTCAAAACAGATGGAGGAG GAAATGTTTGACAAGATGGAGACGCCATCGGGCCCTCCGTCCGCCGCCCCGCCCGTCACGCCGTCCGACCTGCCGTCAGGGGAGAGGCGCAGCATCAAGGGCAAGTTCGAGGAGATCCAGAAACAGAAGGAGGAGGAAGCGCGCATGCGCGCCGAGGAGGAGCGACTGCGCAGGATCGAGATGGACAAGCTGCAGCTGGAGAGGGAGGCTGCGCGCAAGGGGGAAGAGCAGGAGGTATCG GAATCGGATGGTGACACCAGTAGCAACGCTAGCTTCCAGCCAACGGTTACCGACATTCCAAGAGTCACACGCGGTGGTGTGAAAGGAAAATTCGAAGCTATGAGAAAAGCCAAAGAAGAGGAAAGGTTGCGTCAGATGGAGGAAGAGAGACAGCAGCGCATTCAGGCCGAAACAGAATCCCTTCGCCTATCCATTGAGGCTGCCTTTTCGCAAAACGAG GAAGAAGATGTTGAGGAAGAGCCCGAGGTCAACGGCCTTGATATGTCCCCAAGACTCACGAAAAAGATCGGCAGTGTTAAGGGCCGTTACGAGGAGATGCAAAAGGTGCGGGACGAGGAGCATCGTCGGCAGTTGGAAACGGAAAGACTCAGCAGGCTCCAGCTCGAGAAACAGGCAATagggaaccaatcagaaacAGCCGACGTTGAACAG GTCAATGGCATCAACGGGCATTCCCCGCATCATCAAGAGGAGCAGGAGAAAACGTACACGTCAAACGAGACAATCAAGCTTAGAAACAGGCCCAAGGGTGACGTGAAAGGTCGGTTCGAAGACCTGAGAAAGCGGCGAGAGGATGAAGCCAGGCGTAAAACGCAAGAGATACGGATTAGCCGTATCGAGTTTGATAAGATGATGCAACAACGAGAAAAGGAGAAGTCCCCGCAAGTAGAG GACGAGGAAGAAGATGGTGATAGTGCTTCCGTGACGTCATCCCTTACGTCATCGTTTATCAGTGACGCGGATGGAGAATCCGGTGCCCCCCAGCCGGGCACGTGTGGCAGTATGAAAAGTCGTTTCGAAGCTTTGAGGGAGGCAAAAGAGAAGCCCAGAACGACAGAACCACGACTTAGACGACTTAAAAAGCTGGATACGTTTATACGGGATACCGGGAAG GACAACGAGGGAGAGAACGAAGTAAACGAGACCAACGAAACGACAAAACCCAGAAAACTCGACGTCAAGAACCGATTTGAGGAGATGaggaagaagagagaagaggccgaaagaagaaaaacacaagaaatccGTCTCAGCCGACTTGAACTCGACAAAATCGCGCAGGACAGAGAGAAAGAACGCAAGGAGAAGGATGAGGTGCCTTGCGAT GATGACAATGATGACAGTCCCTCTGAAGGTACCCCCCTTGACATAAGTGAGCCCGTCCCAAGTGTCAAAGATAGACTTCACCAAATCAAAAACAGCACGGAAGAGACACAAAGAAAAGCGCAGGAGCTTCAGTTGAGTCGACTTGAGTTCGACAAAATGATGCTGGAacgagagaaagagaggaataggAAAAAAGAG GAAGAAGAAGACGAACTCGCGGGTTCGTTAGAGGATTTGAGCGAGCCCGATAAGCCCATGGGCAGTGTCAAGGGTCGGTTCGAAGAACTAAGGAAGGTCCGAGAAGAGGAGAGTCGGCGGAGGGCTGAAGAGGAGAGACTGCGGAGACTGGAAGCTGACAGATTGGCGCAAGAGCGCGAGCTTGAAAACCAAGCCCAACAAGAGTCAGCTTCG CAGGCCAATGAGGAAGAGGCTGAGGATAAACCGGAAGTCAAAGAGGACATACCACCACCAAAACGGGGGAGTCTTCGCGGGAAATTCGAAGTGATGCAGCGTCAGAAGGAGGAAGAGGCTCGCAAAAAAGCAGAGGAGGAGCGTCTGCGCAGACTCGAAGAGGAGAAGAAGATCTTAGCAGAAGAAGCCGCCAAGAGAGAGGCTGAGTATGAG GAAGCGCCCGAGGAAAGTCTCACCGAAACTCGCGAGACCAAGCGAGAGAGAAGAGCGCCCGGTAAACTTAAGGCAGACTACGTCACGCTACGGCAGAGAAAAGAGGTGGAGGACAGAAGAAAAGCAGAGGAGCTCCGAAAAAGTAGATTAGAATTCGACCGCGCGGAGCTCGAGAGAGAGGCCGAAAGATTACGAGAG GAAATGGAGCAGCTAGCCGAGCAGCGTGCTGAACAAAAGGAGGAAGCGGCACCTAAGGAATCCATAGAGGAAGTAACCTCGCCCAAGGTGTCTCTGGGAAAGCTCAAGAACAAATTTGCCGAACTTCAAAAGAAGAAAGAATCCGGAGCCTCTGAAGACGACGGCACACCAAGGGAGAAAGTCAAACCAGGGAAACTTAAGAATAAGTTTGCAGAACTTCAGAAAAAGAGTTCAGAGGACCAAGAAAACGACGCATGCGCAGAGAAGGCGCCGAAGCCAGGGAAGCTGACGATCAGTTTTGAGGAGCTGGCCAGACAGAAGGAGGAAGAAGCCAGACGTGATGcggaggaagaaagaaagagaaagctCGAGGAGGATAAACAACTTCTGGAGGAGGAAAGGGCCAGACTTGAGGCAGAG GAGGCTGCTGCCGCTGCTGCTGCATCGGAGGGAGGAGACCAGGAGGGAGAAGAGCCAGTCGAATCTGCGCCGGGGGAATCCGGGCCTCGCATCAGCGTAAAAGAAAG atTCGCCCTGatgcagaagaagaaggaggaagaggaggaacaACGTAAACTCAAGACTACAGATGTGAAGGAGGCAGGCAAGAACAAACGGGCCAGTGCGCTCTTCGAGAAATTCCAAAATATCGACAAG GTTGCAGAGGAGGAGCGTTTCCGCAAGGTGGAGGAGGAGCGAGCTCGCCGTCTGGAGATGGACAGGGAGATGCTCGCCAGGGAACTCGAGAGAACTGAGAAAATGGTCGGG ATGGAAGAAGAAgctcaggaggaggagaaggaggaggatgTGGAGCCGAAAGCAGCGGAGACGGAGGAGGACAAGGTGGCCAGGAAACAGAGAACACGCGCGCTGTTCTCACGGTTTGAGAACCTCGAG AGCTATGAGGAGCAGGAGCGGCGCAGGCGCATTGAGGAGGAGAAGCGGAAGCGGCTGATGCTGGAGCAGCGGGAGATCGACGAGGCGCGCAGGaaggaggtgggtggggctgaCGGCGCACTTCCG GAGGAGGCTAAGCGGGAGGAGGAGGACCGAGAGCGGGAGTACATGGAGCGGTTCGCCCGCGGGGAGGCGTCCGACGTGGAGGAGTCGGATGAGGACGAGACTCTGTCCGCCACGAGCGAGACCCTGGCGCCCAAGTTCGTCAAGAACTTCGAGAACATGACGATCTTCGATGGGGATCCCGTCAG GTTTGAGGCAAAGGTGATCGGCCGTCCCAAACCGGATGTGACGTGGTACCTGAACGGGAAGCGGCTGCCGAACAACCAGGACTACCGGTACAAGTTCGAGGGAGATCACGGCGTGGTGCTGGAGCTGCCGGAGACGTTCCCGGAGGACGAGGGGGAGTACATGTGTAAGGCCGTCAACACGTCCGGCATGGCGCTCTGCAGCGCTCTGCTCATCATAGAAG GCAAGGGGCACAGAGCAGAGTCTTCCTACATCAAGCAAATTGTCGAACCTACCAAGCCGGCTCAAACTAAAGCAGCCGCTAAGAAAACCACCGTTGTTAAACAACCGGCAAATGTCCAAGTCAAGCAGACCACTGTCCAAACGAAGTCAGTCACTGTCCAACCAAATACCCAACCAAAGCAACAAAAGCCAGTCCATGGCCAACTAAAACAAGCCGAGATGCCTCCAAGTAAAGAGGCCGTGATAAAACAACACGTTGTTTCTAAGTCCGAAAAGATAACGTCCACTACAGCCAGTGGACAGTTTATAAAGAAATCGTCCTCGACCACGAGTGAGAAAGTCGTGACCAAGACTACAACTTCGGAAGTGACTTCGTCAAAGACAGAGAAGTCGGCTGCTGCCAGCGCATGGGAGTTAAAATATGGTGGTAAGCCTCTGACGGCCCAACAGCTAGCCAAGCAGAAGTTAGCTCAAAAGATGGCTGGGAATGGACAACCGCCCTCGCCAACAGTTAAGGTTCCTGTACAGAAGCTCTATGTAGGTGGCAAGCCCGCTCCTGCCCAAACCGTCCCGCCCAAGGCAGCACAGCCGCAGGGGGAGCCACAGCCCGGGGCCGCGCGTAAACAATGGCCACCTCCGACCAAGG CTCGGTAA